In one Spongiibacter tropicus DSM 19543 genomic region, the following are encoded:
- the sppA gene encoding signal peptide peptidase SppA, producing MSQKNRGFFSRMLAVIDAMRRWIVNLLFLFFFGFMLFSLYNAFRIDVPGGGALVLMPEGNVVEEYTAVDALTQLSADGRPQETLLQDLIDAVDYAREDSSIKVMLLLLDDLQHIGMAKGLELGEALQRFRESGKEIVAMSGSYDQDSYLLAANADRVLVHNMGGVSIEGFSVVRNYLRDALEKLKVTMHVFKVGSYKSAVEPLLRNDMSEEAREANRGWLEPLWDLYRDRIVAARNITVNDFDYYVNNIDRVLAGSGGDAAQAALDYGLVDGIVSRPTLSNMMAEQVGWDEDGYFNQVYYRNYLRFKRAVNLPNNDAGVGVIIASGNIVDGDQPPGTIGGDSLARLVRQARLDNKLKALVLRVDSGGGSAFASEVIRAELEALQQAGKPLVVSMSSMAASGGYWIAAGADEIWASPATLTGSIGIFGAFPTAERLLEDLGVHTDGIGTTAVAGKLRVDRPLDPIVARAIQRGIEHGYQRFINVVAEGRGKLPEQVKPIAEGRVWSGMDAHELGLVDRLGGLDGAITSAAQLAGLSDDSHRVLRLPLSPEEELLRWIMEAGVVSSQWLPASVSTLLQQWLPSVKAMPVLNDPRGVYAQCLLCAAP from the coding sequence GGCTTCATGCTGTTCAGTCTGTACAACGCTTTTCGCATCGATGTTCCCGGCGGCGGCGCGCTGGTGCTGATGCCCGAAGGAAACGTGGTCGAGGAATACACCGCGGTTGATGCACTGACGCAACTCAGCGCAGATGGCCGCCCCCAGGAGACCCTGTTGCAGGACCTGATTGATGCGGTGGATTACGCAAGGGAAGACAGCAGCATCAAGGTCATGCTGTTGCTGCTGGACGATCTACAGCATATCGGGATGGCCAAGGGACTGGAGCTCGGTGAGGCGTTGCAACGTTTTCGCGAATCAGGCAAAGAGATTGTCGCCATGTCCGGCAGCTACGATCAGGACAGCTATCTGCTGGCGGCGAATGCCGACCGCGTGCTGGTCCACAATATGGGCGGTGTCTCGATTGAAGGCTTTTCCGTGGTGCGCAACTACCTGCGTGATGCCTTGGAAAAGCTGAAAGTGACGATGCACGTATTCAAGGTCGGCAGCTACAAGTCGGCTGTTGAACCGCTGCTGCGCAACGATATGTCGGAGGAGGCCCGCGAGGCCAACCGCGGTTGGCTGGAGCCGCTGTGGGATCTGTATCGCGACCGCATTGTGGCGGCGCGCAATATCACCGTTAACGACTTTGATTATTACGTCAATAATATCGACCGCGTGCTGGCGGGCAGCGGTGGCGACGCCGCGCAGGCCGCGCTGGATTATGGTCTGGTGGATGGCATTGTCAGCCGCCCCACGCTGAGCAATATGATGGCGGAGCAGGTTGGCTGGGACGAAGACGGTTACTTCAATCAGGTTTACTACCGCAACTATCTGCGCTTCAAACGTGCGGTGAACCTGCCGAATAATGATGCCGGTGTGGGCGTCATTATCGCCAGTGGGAATATTGTTGATGGCGATCAGCCGCCGGGAACCATCGGCGGCGACAGTCTGGCAAGACTGGTGCGTCAGGCACGTCTGGATAATAAGCTGAAAGCCTTGGTACTGCGTGTCGACAGTGGCGGCGGTTCCGCATTTGCATCGGAAGTGATTCGCGCGGAGCTGGAAGCCCTGCAACAGGCCGGTAAGCCGCTGGTGGTGTCGATGAGCAGCATGGCGGCATCCGGTGGCTATTGGATTGCGGCGGGGGCCGATGAAATCTGGGCCAGTCCGGCTACCCTGACCGGGTCGATCGGCATTTTCGGTGCTTTCCCCACGGCAGAGAGACTGCTGGAAGACCTGGGTGTTCACACTGACGGAATCGGCACGACTGCGGTAGCGGGCAAACTGCGTGTCGACCGGCCTCTCGACCCGATTGTCGCCCGAGCCATTCAGCGCGGCATTGAACACGGTTATCAGCGTTTCATCAACGTGGTGGCGGAAGGGCGCGGCAAGTTACCTGAGCAGGTGAAGCCTATCGCGGAGGGCCGGGTCTGGAGCGGTATGGATGCCCACGAACTGGGGCTGGTCGATCGCCTTGGCGGCTTGGATGGCGCGATCACCTCGGCTGCACAGTTGGCGGGTTTGTCTGATGACAGCCACCGCGTGCTTCGCTTGCCCCTGAGTCCAGAGGAAGAGTTGCTGCGTTGGATTATGGAGGCCGGCGTTGTCAGCAGTCAGTGGCTGCCCGCTTCTGTATCGACGTTGCTGCAGCAGTGGCTGCCCAGTGTGAAGGCGATGCCGGTGCTCAACGATCCGCGCGGTGTCTACGCGCAATGCCTGCTCTGCGCAGCGCCCTGA